A region of Enoplosus armatus isolate fEnoArm2 chromosome 14, fEnoArm2.hap1, whole genome shotgun sequence DNA encodes the following proteins:
- the and3 gene encoding actinodin3, producing the protein MISQVSLLRALCCLLLMPGWLEATSLVKVKNPGGNPFSIGSAQAHDFLTNSRPKRNIDPKWYRGTPDFQSYYRFYNSIGHIEGLYEIDRIRMLYQQMRHLEVTYGPDASSYQNVMGVLTTTAAPTTTTQPPPPPTTPAPTPDPLENAQRVYLCHPKDPLCKPQIVYLPTGAVPVLCDPRLNPACRPKTEEELKAAAPPQPPPPPPAPKKSVPPPPPITAKGMEYDCDPYWDPDCLIDHPPRPIQETAEPDTPAEEKVVTEEVAKADESVPAAPATQKTPEPYFDPYDFKRDLYDPFRYADPAPEQ; encoded by the exons ATGATTTCCCAGGTGTCCCTGTTGAGGGCGCTATGCTGCCTGCTGTTAATGCCAG GTTGGCTAGAAGCAACATCTCTGGTGAAAGTAAAGAATCCTGGAG GGAATCCGTTCAGCATCGGCTCTGCTCAAGCACATGATTTCTTGACTAATTCTCGGCCTAAGAGGAACATTGACCCAAAGTGGTACCGAGGCACTCCTGATTTTCAGTCCTACTACCGCTTCTACAACAGTATTGGACACATTGAAGGA CTCTATGAGATTGACAGGATCAGGATGTTGTATCAGCAGATGCGTCACTTGGAGGTGACCTATGGCCCAGATGCCTCCAGTTACCAAAACGTCATGGGTGTACTGACTACTACTGCCGCGCCAACTACTACCActcagcctcctccacctcccaccaCCCCTGCTCCTACACCAGACCCTCTGGAGAATGCTCAGAGGGTCTATCTGTGTCACCCCAAAGATCCACTGTGCAAGCCTCAGATCGTCTACCTGCCAACAGGGGCTGTTCCAGTACTCTGTGACCCACGACTCAACCCCGCCTGCAGGCccaaaacagaggaggagttaaaagctgctgctcctccccaaccacccccgcctcctcctgctcccaaAAAGTCTgtcccacctccccctcctaTCACTGCTAAAGGGATGGAGTATGACTGTGACCCATACTGGGACCCTGACTGCCTCATTGATCACCCTCCCCGCCCCATCCAGGAAACAGCCGAACCAGACACACCAGCTGAAGAGAAAGTGGTGACAGAGGAAGTAGCAAAAGCCGATGAAAGTGTCCCAGCAGCACCAGCCACCCAGAAAACCCCCGAACCTTACTTTGACCCTTATGATTTCAAACGTGACCTTTATGACCCCTTTCGTTATGCCGACCCAGCTCCtgaacagtaa
- the LOC139297115 gene encoding electrogenic aspartate/glutamate antiporter SLC25A12, mitochondrial-like, which translates to MAVKVQSTKRGDPSELKAIFQTYASVVDKDGERFMTPGDFVQRYLGLHTQIHHNPKTVQLIAAVADTTKDGLISFQEFLAFESVLCAPDALFIVAFQLFDKTGTGAISFENVRDIFSQTTVHHHIPFNWDCEFIRLHFGHDSKKHLSYLEFTQFLQELQLEHARQAFAQKDKGKNGVISAMDFSDIMATIRHHMLTPFVEENLVSAAGGSTSHMVSFSYFNAFNSLLNNMELIRKIYSTLAGTRKDTLVTKEEFVHGANKFGQITPMEIDILYQLSGLHSPSGRLNLIDIERIAPLEEGCLPYHLAETQKQAHGDSTRPVWLQVAESAYRFTLGSIAGATGATAVYPIDLVKTRMQNQRSTGSFVGELMYKNSFDCAKKVLRYEGFFGFYRGLVPQLIGVAPEKAIKLTVNDFVRDKWTGKDGTIPFFAEVLAGGCAGGSQVIFTNPLEIVKIRLQVAGEITTGPRVSALSVVRDLGFFGLYKGAKACFLRDIPFSAIYFPAYAHLKSLLADEQGRLGALQLLTAGAIAGIPAASLVTPADVIKTRLQVAARAGQTTYTGVIDCFRKIMREEGFRALWKGAGARMCRSSPQFGVTLVTYELLQRWFYVDFGGHRPTGSDPTPKSRISELPPINANHVGGYRLAAATFAGVENKFGLHLPKFKSSGVVSIHHPEPVAATPAQAP; encoded by the exons ATGGCGGTCAAG GTGCAATCTACCAAACGCGGGGACCCGAGTGAGCTGAAAGCAATCTTCCAGACG tATGCCAGTGTAGTggacaaagatggagagaggttCATGACCCCAGGAGACTTTGTCCAGAGGTATCTAGGactacacacacagatccaccACAACCCCAAAACTGTACAGCTCATCGCTGCTGTGGCTGACACCACAAAGGACGG GCTGATCTCGTTCCAGGAGTTTCTTGCCTTTGAATCAGTGCTGTGTGCACCCGACGCTCTTTTCATAGTAGCCTTCCAGCTGTTTGACAAGACTGGAACTGGAGCCATTTCCTTCG AGAATGTTAGGGACATCTTCAGCCAGACCACCGTGCACCACCACATTCCCTTCAACTGGGACTGTGAGTTCATCCGTCTGCACTTTGGGCACGACAGCAAGAAACACCTCAGCTACCTCGAGTTCACCCAGTTCCTGCAG gagcTGCAGTTGGAGCATGCACGCCAGGCGTTTGCCCAGAAGGACAAAGGGAAGAATGGCGTCATCTCCGCTATGGACTTCAGTGACATTATGGCCACCATCAGACACCACATGCTCACACCCTTTGTGGAGGAGAACCTTGTctca GCTGCAGGTGGCAGCACCTCTCACATGGTCAGCTTCTCGTACTTCAATGCCTTCAACTCCCTCCTGAACAACATGGAGCTGATACGCAAGATCTACAGCACGCTGGCCGGCACGCGGAAGGACACACTGGTGACCAAAG AAGAGTTTGTTCATGGTGCCAACAAGTTTGGTCAGATCACTCCCATGGAAATTGACATCCTGTACCAGTTATCAGGCCTGCACTCCCCCTCCGG GCGCCTGAATCTTATCGACATTGAGAGGATAGCTCCGTTAGAGGAAGGATGTCTGCCCTACCACCTGGCTGAAACCCAAAAACAG GCCCATGGGGACAGTACCAGGCCTGTGTGGCTCCAAGTTGCTGAGTCGGCCTACAGGTTCACCCTGGGCTCCATTGCTGGGG CTACGGGAGCGACGGCTGTGTACCCCATCGACTTGGTGAAGACTCGTATGCAGAACCAGAGGTCCACAGGATCCTTTGTTGGGGAGCTGATGTACAAGAACAGCTTTGACTGTGCCAAGAAGGTGCTTCGCTATGAGGGCTTCTTCGGCTTCTACAGAG GTCTGGTTCCTCAGCTTATAGGTGTTGCACCTGAGAAGGCTATCAAACTCACA GTGAACGACTTTGTAAGAGACAAGTGGACCGGAAAAGACGGCACAATTCCTTTCTTTGCTGAGGTTTTGGCTGGTGGCTGT GCTGGAGGGTCTCAGGTGATCTTTACCAACCCTCTGGAGATTGTGAAGATCCGCCTGCAGGTGGCAGGAGAGATCACCACTGGACCTCGAGTCAGTGCACTCAGCGTGGTCCGTGACCTGGGCTTCTTCGGCCTCTACAAG GGTGCTAAAGCATGTTTCCTGAGAGACATCCCCTTCTCAGCCATCTATTTCCCCGCGTATGCCCACCTCAAGTCCCTGCTAGCTGACGAACAAGGCAGGCTGGGAGCTCTGCAGCTTCTCACTGCTGGAGCGATTGCAG GTATCCCTGCAGCCTCCCTTGTGACGCCGGCTGATGTCATCAAGACGCGTCTGCAAGTTGCAGCGAGGGCAGGACAGACCACTTACACAGGAGTCATCGATTGCTTCAGGAAGATTATGAGAGAAGAAGGGTTCAGGGCTTTGTGGAAGggagctggag ctCGTATGTGCCGGTCTTCTCCTCAGTTTGGTGTGACTCTGGTGACTTATGAGCTCTTACAGCGGTGGTTCTATGTTGACTTTGGAGGACA tcgTCCGACAGGATCTGACCCCACACCCAAGTCTCGCATCTCAGAGCTTCCTCCCATTAACGCCAACCACGTCGGAGGCTACCGCCTGGCCGCGGCTACCTTTGCTGGGGTGGAGAACAAATTTGGCCTCCACCTTCCCAAATTCAAGTCGTCCGGTGTGGTTTCCATCCATCACCCAGAGCCGGTCGCTGCCACGCCGGCTCAGGCCCCATAG
- the LOC139297116 gene encoding dynein, cytoplasmic 1, intermediate chain 2a-like has protein sequence MSDKSELKAELERKKQRIAQIREEKKRKEEEKKKKDGDSKRGAEVGGGSSGHDDSDLERKRREAEALLQSVGITPDIPHVPAPMSPSNKSVGSDAGSQDSGDGNAGPRTLHWDPDPSTLQLHSDSELMGRGAVRLGMSKVTQVDFVPKEMVSYSKETQTPTEAPTHTDQKPDEEEDEEITALPPAEDTQEEKDEQGEQQDEDTPKELTEEEKLQVLHSGEFLSFFERGSRIVERALAEQVDVCFDYSGRDLEDKEGDLQAGAKLVLNRQFADERWTKNRVVTCLDWSPQYPELLVASYNNNEDAPHEPDGVALVWNMKYKKDTPEYIFHCQSEVMSAGFAKFHPNLVVGGTYSGQIVLWDNRSNKRTPVQRTPLSAAAHTHPVYCVNVVGTQNANNLISISTDGKMCSWSLDMLSQPQDSLELVFKQSKAVAVTSMAFPLGDVNNFVVGSEDGSVYTACRHGSKAGITEVFEGHHGPVTGLSCHSAGGPVDFSHLFISSSFDWTVKLWSTKSTRPLYSFEDSCDYVYDAMWSPTHPALFACVDLSGRLDLWNLNNDTEVPTASVCVEGAPALNRVRWAHSGKEIATGDSEGQVQVYDVGEQICVPKADEWTRFVRTLAEINENRDEAEELANV, from the exons ATGTCTGACAAGAGTGAACTGAAGGCTGAactggagaggaagaaacaacGGATCGCTCAGATtcgagaggagaagaagagaaaagaagaggagaagaaaaagaaggat GGAGACTCAAAGCGTGGAGCCGAGGTGGGAGGTGGGTCTTCTGGCCATGACGACTCTGacctggagaggaagaggagggaggcggAGGCTCTGCTACAGAGCGTCGGCATCACCCCTGACATACCCCATG TCCCCGCCCCCATGTCTCCCTCCAACAAATCAGTGGGCAGCGATGCAGGAAGCCAAGATTCTGGGGACGGAAACGCAGGAccaag GACATTGCATTGGGATCCTGACCCCTCTACTCTGCAACTCCACTCCGACTCTGAGCTGATGGG acgtGGAGCTGTCAGGCTGGGCATGTCCAAAGTGACCCAGGTGGACTTTGTCCCGAAGGAAATGGTGTCTTACtccaaagaaacacagacacccACCGAGGCACCGACACACACTGATCAAAAACCAG atgaggaagaggacgaggagatAACTGCTCTCCCACCAGCGGAGGACACccaggaggagaaagatgaaCAGGGCGAACAGCAGGACGAGG ACACTCCCAAAGAgctgacagaagaagagaagctGCAGGTCCTGCACTCTGGGGAGTTCTTGTCGTTTTTCGAGCGAGGCAGCAGAATTGTGGAGAGAGCTCTGGCTGAGCAGGTGGATGTCTGCTTCGACTACAGCGGTCGAGACCTGGAGGATAAGGAGGG TGACTTGCAGGCAGGCGCAAAGCTGGTTCTGAACAGACAGTTTGCAGATGAGCGCTGGACTAAAAACAGAGTGGTCACCTGTCTCGACTGGTCCCCTCAG TATCCAGAGCTGCTGGTGGCCTCATATAACAACAACGAGGATGCTCCCCATGAGCCCGATGGAGTGGCACTGGTCTGGAACATGAAGTACAAGAAAGACACACCCGAGTACATCTTCCACTGCCAG TCAGAGGTGATGTCAGCCGGGTTTGCAAAGTTTCACCCCAACCTGGTGGTGGGCGGGACGTACTCCGGACAGATTGTCTTATGGGACAACAGGAGCAACAAGCGCACCCCAGTTCAGAGAACTCCCCTgtctgcagctgcacacaca CACCCCGTCTACTGTGTGAACGTGGTAGGGACCCAAAACGCCAACAACCTGATCAGCATTTCCACTGATGGCAAAATGTGCTCCTGGAGCCTCGACATGCTCTCCCAGCCACAG GACAGTCTGGAGCTGGTATTCAAACAGAGCAAAGCGGTGGCTGTCACCTCCATGGCCTTTCCTCTGGGCGACGTGAACAACTTTGTGGTGGGAAGCGAGGACGGCTCTGTCTACACAGCCTGTCGCCACGGGAG taaGGCGGGTATCACTGAGGTGTTTGAGGGACATCATGGTCCGGTGACCGGGCTGAGCTGTCACAGTGCCGGAGGACCCGTTGActtctctcatctcttcatctcctcctcttttgaCTGGACCGTCAAACTCTGGAGCACTAAG AGCACCCGCCCGTTGTACTCGTTTGAGGACAGTTGTGACTATGTCTATGATGCGATGTGGTCTCCAACACACCCTGCCCTGTTTGCTTGTGTGGACCTATCTGGACGCCTGGACCTGTGGAACCTCAACAATGACACAGAG gtTCCcactgccagtgtgtgtgtggagggggctccAGCACTGAACCGTGTGAGATGGGCTCACTCTGGCAAAGAGATTGCCACTGGGGACTCGGAAGGACAGGTGCAGGTCTACGATGTAGGGGAG CAAATCTGCGTGCCTAAGGCTGATGAGTGGACGCGCTTCGTCAGGACGCTGGCTGAGATCAACGAGAACCGAGATGAAGCTGAGGAGCTGGCCAACGTCTGA